Proteins found in one Exiguobacterium sp. Helios genomic segment:
- a CDS encoding helix-turn-helix domain-containing protein has product MYRFGEWLQRERLEHGWSQVELSEKTYGEISQAAISAYERNRSLPSLPDVQILATACEQTLGSIPWDEFDLRVEKKRNWSNLKQERFDLAELPLADSVRTFDGKTYQLHGRIAIEQDSQEAQEISQIYYRIRTVVEENQVIAKRKHPNDELIHVSRRRLVHQ; this is encoded by the coding sequence ATGTACCGATTCGGAGAGTGGTTACAACGTGAGCGTCTAGAACATGGTTGGAGTCAGGTAGAGTTATCAGAAAAGACGTATGGAGAGATTTCACAGGCAGCAATCAGCGCCTACGAACGAAATCGTTCGCTTCCTTCTCTCCCTGATGTCCAAATCCTCGCGACGGCCTGTGAGCAGACGCTAGGATCCATCCCCTGGGATGAATTCGATTTGAGAGTGGAGAAAAAACGGAACTGGTCGAACCTGAAGCAAGAACGCTTTGATTTGGCAGAACTCCCGCTAGCAGATTCTGTTCGCACATTCGATGGCAAGACATATCAGCTACATGGTCGTATTGCGATTGAACAAGATAGTCAGGAGGCGCAAGAGATTTCGCAAATCTATTACAGGATTCGGACCGTCGTCGAGGAGAACCAGGTCATCGCAAAACGGAAGCATCCGAATGATGAATTGATCCACGTCTCACGTCGCAGACTCGTTCATCAGTAA
- a CDS encoding VirD4-like conjugal transfer protein, CD1115 family, protein MMNFSFRSLATSAWLWRCLAFLIALPAVLFLVLNVVFQFLQQTVQNLFQDGKLTTGSPLQYDPSWWTTLAWSSSFAFAIFGVCFLLGGFLLLKYWLNFRNLKAAQKGSARFTTFQELKQQYRDVPDRKETYSGSGGVPVGRYRDRLYIDDSAVNNLVIGTTRSGKGETFVFSTIDLYSRAERQASLIINDPKGELFAASKETLEARGYQVEVLNLMNPSQSMSYNLLQLTIDAYLDENYSLAQQYARSVAYMLYHDPKAKDPFWSNSSTDLCTALILGLCEQAKHEPEKITMYNVALMLSDLGSRTVTDGMGQEQSALDAFFASFPENHPARMQYVTLHFSGGQTRASILANTNAKLGIFTLDATARLTAQNSLDMKLIGFNRWIRGRALPLSRLTFYFPSGKQLALTTDDDGSFVLHHEEILEVDATIIVESERQRYNVTLTGWTDEADGIFDWTTDAPIDIREVRQHPRPVAVFLIVPDYDPTLNVIASLYVKQVYTSLARVASQATSGRCERQVIFLLDEFGNMPAIEGMANIITVCLGRNIRFNLVIQSYAQLENLYGEDWKTIDGNCGNTHYLLTADESTAELLSKKLGEQTIVTKSRSGQTFSLSKSKTESVDGRRLLTATEVMGLKEGEMLIIRVIKRQDKQKNRIQSYPLFLTGRTAMKYRYEYLADDFDTDRSINDLVIPCAHAHLDLNTLRVPFHLGASVASKTVETDDETLDATEWRVCDVLQPKILRSIFETTEYDTLSITAFEQGILDRTIPVTDNQRHFLKTIISKRLEKLRHGV, encoded by the coding sequence ATGATGAACTTCTCATTTCGCTCTCTCGCTACATCTGCTTGGCTGTGGCGATGCCTTGCCTTTTTGATCGCTTTACCAGCTGTGTTGTTCTTAGTACTCAATGTCGTGTTTCAGTTCCTGCAGCAGACAGTCCAAAATCTCTTTCAGGACGGGAAGCTGACGACCGGCTCCCCACTTCAATACGATCCGAGTTGGTGGACGACGCTCGCCTGGTCATCTTCCTTCGCTTTCGCAATTTTTGGTGTCTGTTTCCTGCTTGGAGGATTTCTCTTATTGAAGTATTGGCTCAACTTCCGCAATCTCAAAGCAGCACAAAAAGGAAGTGCCCGCTTCACAACGTTCCAAGAGCTGAAACAGCAATATCGGGATGTGCCAGACCGTAAGGAGACATACAGCGGATCCGGTGGTGTCCCGGTCGGCCGCTACCGTGACCGTCTCTACATCGATGACAGTGCCGTCAACAATCTCGTCATCGGGACGACCCGGTCCGGGAAAGGTGAGACGTTCGTCTTCTCGACGATTGACCTCTACAGTCGTGCCGAACGCCAAGCGAGCCTGATCATCAATGATCCAAAAGGTGAACTATTCGCTGCCTCCAAAGAGACGCTCGAGGCACGCGGCTATCAGGTCGAAGTCCTGAATCTGATGAATCCGTCGCAATCGATGTCCTATAACCTGCTGCAGCTGACGATCGACGCGTATCTGGACGAGAACTACTCCCTCGCCCAGCAATATGCCCGTTCGGTCGCCTACATGCTCTATCATGACCCGAAGGCGAAGGATCCGTTCTGGAGTAACTCCTCGACGGATCTCTGCACCGCCTTGATTCTTGGACTATGCGAACAAGCCAAACATGAACCGGAGAAGATCACCATGTATAACGTCGCCTTGATGTTATCCGATCTCGGCTCACGCACGGTCACTGATGGAATGGGACAGGAACAATCGGCACTCGACGCCTTCTTCGCGTCGTTCCCGGAGAATCATCCGGCACGTATGCAATATGTGACGCTTCATTTCTCCGGGGGGCAGACGCGCGCAAGTATCCTCGCCAATACGAATGCCAAGCTCGGGATCTTTACTCTTGATGCGACGGCACGTTTGACGGCACAGAACTCTCTTGATATGAAACTGATCGGCTTCAACCGCTGGATCCGAGGACGTGCGCTTCCCTTGTCCCGGTTGACGTTCTACTTTCCAAGTGGGAAGCAGCTCGCCTTGACGACGGACGACGATGGGAGTTTCGTACTCCATCACGAAGAGATCCTCGAAGTTGATGCCACTATCATCGTAGAGAGTGAGAGACAACGTTACAACGTGACACTCACGGGTTGGACGGACGAGGCAGACGGGATCTTCGACTGGACGACGGATGCCCCGATCGACATCCGGGAGGTTCGCCAGCACCCGCGCCCCGTTGCCGTCTTCCTGATCGTCCCGGACTACGATCCGACGTTGAACGTCATCGCTTCACTGTACGTCAAACAAGTCTATACATCGCTAGCCCGTGTCGCCTCACAAGCGACGAGCGGACGTTGTGAACGGCAAGTCATCTTCTTGCTCGACGAATTCGGGAACATGCCAGCAATCGAAGGGATGGCGAACATCATCACCGTCTGTCTCGGTCGGAACATTCGCTTCAACCTCGTCATCCAGTCCTACGCGCAACTCGAGAACCTTTACGGAGAGGATTGGAAGACCATCGACGGGAACTGCGGAAACACGCACTATCTATTGACAGCAGATGAGTCGACGGCAGAATTGCTCTCGAAGAAACTCGGGGAGCAGACGATCGTCACGAAGTCTCGTTCCGGACAGACCTTCTCGCTTTCGAAGTCGAAGACGGAGAGTGTCGATGGTCGGCGCTTGTTGACAGCAACCGAAGTGATGGGGCTGAAGGAAGGCGAGATGCTGATCATTCGGGTCATCAAACGACAAGACAAGCAAAAGAACCGGATCCAGTCCTATCCCCTCTTCCTGACCGGACGGACGGCAATGAAATACCGCTATGAATACTTGGCGGATGACTTCGACACGGACCGTTCCATCAACGATCTCGTCATTCCCTGCGCACATGCGCATCTCGACCTGAATACGCTTCGTGTCCCCTTCCATCTGGGCGCCTCAGTTGCTTCGAAAACGGTGGAGACGGATGATGAGACACTCGACGCAACAGAATGGCGCGTTTGTGATGTCCTGCAACCGAAAATCCTACGCTCGATCTTCGAGACGACGGAATACGACACCCTATCCATCACGGCGTTCGAGCAAGGCATCCTGGATAGGACAATCCCTGTGACGGACAACCAGCGTCACTTTTTGAAGACAATCATCAGTAAACGACTCGAGAAACTCCGTCATGGCGTCTAA